GAGTATCCAAGGGCGGACTTCTGTACCACTTCCCCAGTAAGGAAGCTCTCCTCGCGGCCATGGTTCGCAGACTCGGCGAACGCTCCGATCAGCAGCTTGCGGACGCCATTGCCGGGGGAACGTCGGTGACAGAGTTCTATCTACACATTCCGGACGCGAACGAAGACGAAGACTTAGGCCTGTTCCGTTCGATCATCGCCGCACTTCGCACCGTCGACGGGCAGCACGACGAAATCCAGAAGGCTGTCACCGAGGTGATGCGTAGCTGGGATCAAGGTCTACAGACGGAGATCTCCGACCCCGTTCAAGCCGAGATCGTCCGCCTTGTCGGCGACGGCCTCTACCTCGCGGCGATGCTCGGACTCCCCCAGCCCGATCCCGAACTCCATCGCCAGGTGGTCGAGCGTCTACTGCCGTGACCACCCGGCGCACGAGGAATTACGTCAGATAGCGATAGGCCGGGCTTCCCGGCTCCAGTCGCTCGGACTGCATCGGGGCACGCTCCATCCGCTCGAGCAACGACGCCAACCCGTCAGCAGAACCCAATTCGATACCCACGAGCGCGGCGCCGGTCTCCCGGTTGTTGCGCTTGACGTACTCGAACAACGCGATGTCGTCGTCGGGACCCAGAACCTCGGACAGGAAACGGCGCAACGCGCCCGGCTCCTGCGGGAAGTCCACCAAGAAGTAGTGCTTGAGACCCAGATGCACCAGTGATCGCTCGAGAATTTCGCCGTAGCGGGAGACGTCGTTGTTACCGCCCGAGATCAGGCACACCACGGTGGAACCGGGTTCGAGCGTCAAATTCTGAAGGGCCGCAACGGAAAGCGCTCCCGCAGGTTCGGCGATGATGCCCTCGTTCTGATAGATCTCGAGCATCGCCGTGCAGATGGCGCCTTCGTCGATCTGGTTCACGACAAACGATCCGGTACCCGGAATCGCGGCCAACTGCTTGGCAACCAACGGCAACGACGCGTGCGAAACCACGGCAGCCCCGAGCCTCGACACCACCTCGAACGGAACGTCACCGATTCGCTTGACCGCAGCGCCGTCCACAAACGGATCGACGACGGGCAGCGTCACCGGAGCGCCGGCAACCAGTGCAGCTGTCATGGACGCCGCACCCGAAGGTTCGATGCCAACGATCGACGTCTTCGGCGAACGCTCGTGCAGGTACGTGGCAATGCCGGCGATGCACCCACCGCCGCCGACCGGAACAACAATCGCGTCGAGGGGGCCGTCCAATTGATTCAGGATTTCCGCGGCAATGGTCCCCTGCCCCGCGGCGGTACGCACATCGTCGAACGGCGGAACCATCGTGGCGCCGGTCCGGGCGACATCCTCGGCCGCAGCGGCAGCCGCCGCGTCGTACGTTTCCCCCACCATGAACAGTTCGACGAAATCGCCGCCGTGAGCGCGGATACGGTCACGCTTCTGCTTCGGGGTGTTAGCCGGAACGTAGATCCGTCCGTGAATCTCCATGGTGCGGCACGCGTACGCAACACCCTGGGCATGATTTCCGGCACTGGCAGTGACGGCGCCGGCCGCACGTTCCGCCTCGGTCAGCTGGGACATGAGGTTGTAGGCACCGCGGATCTTGTACGAACGCACACCTTGCAGGTCTTCACGCTTGAGGTAGACCTTGGCGCCGGTCAGCTCAGACAGACGCTCGCTGTACTGCAACGGTGTAGCCGCAATAACGTCCTGAATTCGCTCGATGGCCGCGTCGATTTCCCGCGCATCGAGCGCGGGCAGAGTGGACTTGGTAGCTACGACATCGGGCGAGTTAGACACTCCGCCATTTTTGCACGTCCGGGCGCAAGGTTCCCACCGCGGTCACCTATCCTCTCGGATTGAACTGCGATGGACGCGGCACATTCCGTAGATTCGACTTCGCCATCTGAACGGCTTCACCGACGCCACCGTTCATCACCATCTTTGACATCGCAAGGGCAAAGCCCTTGACTTGACCACCGGTGATGGTGGGCGGCAACGACAATGCCAGTGGATCCGTCACAAGATCAACCAATGCCGGGCCGTCGTGATCGAGTGCCGCACGTAAACCGGACTCGATGTCGGCGGGATTCTCGATCCGCCGGGAGAAGATCCCCAGCGCCGCCGCGACACCCGCGTAGTCGACGGCGGGAACGTCGACTCCGAAATCAGGCAGACCGTCCACCAGCATCTCGAGCTTGACCATTCCGAGCGTGGAGTTGTTAAACACGACGATTTTGATCGGCAACTTGTACATCGCCACTGTCACCAACTCGCCCAACAGCATCGACAGACCGCCGTCACCGGATACCGAAATGACCTGGCGACCCGGACTTGCCCACTGCGCACCCATCGCGTGTGGCAAGGCATTAGCCATCGACCCATGCAGCGCCGACGACAGGAATCGCCGCGATCCGTTGGGATTGAGATAGCGCGCCGTCCAGACGTTGCACATTCCCGTATCCGCGGTGAAGATCGCATCCTCGGCGGCGAGGTCGTCGAGGATCGACGCCGCATACTCGGGGTGAATCGGAGTGCGCTGTTTCACGGGATCGGTATACGCCCCGACAACTTTGGTCATCAACGTGCTGTGCACCTCGAGCATGTCATCGAGGAACGCTCGATCCGACTTCCGGTCCACCTGGGGAATCAATGCCGCCAGTGTGGCGGCAGCATCTCCGTGGACCGCCAGATCAAGGCTGGTTCGACGCCCCAATTTCTCTGCGGCAGAATCGATCTGTGCGGTCCGGACGGTGTGCGGCAAGAACTGGTCGTACGGAAAGTCCGTACCGATCAGCAGCAACAAGTCGGCACCGTGCATACCGTCGTGGGCCGCGCCGTAACCGAGCAGACCGGTCATGCCCACGTCATAGGGATTGTCGTACTGAATCCACTCCTTACCGCGGAGCGTGTGCCCGATCGGAGCGCCGACCGCCTCTGCCAGTGCGAGCACTTCGTCGCGGGCACCTCGCACTCCCGCTCCGGCAAAGATCGCCACCTTCCGCGACGCATTGATCACATCTGCCAGTGCGCGCACGTCACCGGCATCCGGCACCAATGTCGGACGACGCGTCGCGACCAGCGTCGGCGGCTCTCCCTCGACCGGGCAGTCTGCAATGTCGCCGGGAAGGACGATCACGGACACCCCCCTCCGGGCAACCGCGTGCGTGATCGCCGACTGGACCACACGCGGCGCCTGAGCCGCCGTGCTGATCAGTTCGGTATAGCTCGAACACTCGATGAAAATCCGCTCGGGATGGGTTTCCTGGAAATAGCCCATACCAATTTGAGCACTCGGAATGTGCGACGCAATCGCCAGGACCGGCGCGCCCGAGCGATGTGCGTCGTAGAGTCCGTTGATCAAATGCAGATTCCCCGGTCCGCACGAGCCCGCACACACGGCCAACTCGCCGGTGATCTGGGCGTCGGCCGCAGCCGCGAATGCGGCCGCTTCTTCGTGACGAACATGAATCCAGTCGATACCACCCTTGGCAGAACCACCGGTGCGCCGCACGGCGTCCACCACAGGATTGAGACTGTCTCCCACGATGCCGTAGATCCGGGAAACCCCGGCATCCACGAGCTGTTGAACCAATTGATCTGCAACAGATTTCGGACTCATCAGGCCTCCGTGACGCTACGTCGGTTCTGAACTACCTACATTTCTGAACTGCCTGTATTCGAGCAACTACTTGGGTTCGAGCACGAACACCGGAATCTCTCGGTCTGTCTTCTTCTGATAGTTCGCGTAATCGGGGAACGCCTCAACCGCGCGCTCCCACCAGATCGCCTTTTCGTCTCCCGTTACCTCACGCGCAACCATGTCGAAGACCTGCGTCGCGTCACGCAATGTGACATTGGGGTTCGCCTTGACGTTGTAGTACCAGACGGGGTTCTTGGGCGCGCCACCCAAGGACGCAACGACGGCATATTTCCCGTCGTGCTCGACGCGCATCAATGGCGTCTTGCGCACCTTGCCGGACTTTGCGCCGACGGTCGTGAGGATGACAACGGCCATCCCGTTGAGTTCGTTCCCCTCGGTGCCGCCGGAGTTCTCGATCTGTGCGACCTGATCTGCTGCCCACGTAGCGGGACTGGGTTCGTATTCACCTGTAATTGGCATGGGTACCAGTGAACACCGACTGCCTGACCTTGGCCACCGCAACACGCACACTGCACGTTGATCGATACAGTGAGGCACCCATCAATAAAGTTCGCTTGCCCGAAACCAGCTATCTGGATACCCTTAAAGTCCAGCACGGACCCCAGAATTAACCACAGAGACGGCAGGTGACCTCATGACAACCGCAGGTTTCGATACTCGCGTGTCACGCCGCACCACCGACAACAGCGTCGACATTGCCGGCACCCTGTGGCCGCTGTACAAACTCGAGGCGCTGGCAATCGGTCTGATCGTCTTTGTTGCCATCCTCGCGATCACCACATCGATGCAGCCGGCCGTTCTCACCGCCGCAGCCGCCGCAGTGGTTACGTGGTGGGTTCGCAGAAACTACTACTCCCGTAGCTGAATCTCTCACTCCGCACGATCCGATCTCCAACAAAAACAAAAGCGTCTCGCTTACCTGCTTCCCAAGTAAGCGAGACGATTTTTGTCTATGGCCCTAGACCGCTAGGCAGCCGGGCCCCAGCAGAGCCTTCAGATCGCCCATCAGCGCCGACGACGGCTCTACCCGAAGGACGTCGTCGACCTTCCACATCGTGATCTCGTTACTTCCGATCAATCGGACATGCACATCCGACGTTCCGGGGTGGCGAGTCAGAATCTGCTTGAGCGCACCCAGCTTGTCCTTGGTGCATTGACGCAGTGGCAACGACACCGAGAGCGGTCGTGCCACGCCGATAGCCGAAAGATCCGGCACCGCAAGATCGTTGCCGATCAACGACATTCGGTCATCTCGGATGGATACCCGCGCCTTGACCAGCACGATCGCATCCTCCGCGATGTCCATTCCGTACACGGCGTACGCCTGCGGGAAGAACAGCACCTCGATGCCGCCGACCAGATCCTCGAGTTGCACGATGCACCACGTGAGGCCGTTCTTGTTTACTCGGCGATCGACCGACGCGATGATGCCGCCCAGCGTGACCTGCGCCCCGTCCTGAACACCACCGTCGAGGATCGAGGCGATCGAAGTGTCGGACTGCTGCTTGAGAATGTGTTCGACGCCGTTGAGTGGGTGCCCGGAAACGTACAGCCCCAACATTTCTCGTTCGAGCGCAAGACGATGCTTGGTTTCCCACTCCTCTTCGGGAATCCGAACGTCGAACACCGACGCGATGGACTCGTCCACTTCGGACCCGCCGAACAGATCGAACTGCCCGATGGCCTCGGCCTTCTTGGTGCTCATGACGGCATCGATGGCGTCCGCGTGTACCAACATCAGGCCCTTGCGCGGATGTTCGAGAGAGTCGAATCCGCCTGCCTTGATGAGAGATTCGGTGACCTTCTTGTTGCACGCCATCGCGTCGATCTTGCCGAGATAGTCGGAGAAGTCGGTGAACTTTCCCTTCTCCGTGCGCGCCTTGATGATGGATGCCACCACGTTGGCGCCGACGTTGCGCACCGACCCCATTCCGAAGCGGATGTCCTCCCCCACCGTCGCGAAGTCGACCCGCGACTCGTTGACGTCCGGCGGCAGCACGGTGATGCCCATCTTGCGGCAGTCGGCGAGATAGACGGCGGACTTGTCCTTGTCGTCGCCGACGGAGGTGAGCAGACCGGCCATGTACTCGGCCGGATAGTTCGCCTTGAGGTACGCGGTCCAGAACGAGACGAGCCCGTAGCCGGCGGAGTGCGATTTGTTGAACGCGTAGCCGGCGAACGGGAGAACGGTGTCCCACAGTGCCTTGATGGCGGCTTCGCTGAAGTTGTTGTCCAACATGCCCTGACGGAAACCGGCGTACGCCTTCTCCAGTTCGGACAGCTTCTTCTTACCCATGGCGCGGCGCAGCAGGTCGGCCTGGCCCAGGGTGTACCCGGCGACCTTCTGTGCCAGTTGCATGATCTGCTCCTGGTAGATGATCAGGCCGTACGTCTCCGACAGGATCTCCGCGAGCGGCTCTTCCAGTTCGGGGTGAATCGGGCTGACTTCTTCGAGTGCATTCTTGCGTTTGGCGTACGAGATGTGGGCGTCCACACCCATCGGACCCGGCCGGTACAGCGCCAATGCGGCCACGATGTCGCCGAAACCGGTGGGCTGCATCAGTTTCAGAAGCTCACGCATGCCG
The nucleotide sequence above comes from Rhodococcus sp. KBS0724. Encoded proteins:
- a CDS encoding TetR/AcrR family transcriptional regulator — encoded protein: MAEGTRDRILDALEKLLLVNGVAQVTLEAVAAQAGVSKGGLLYHFPSKEALLAAMVRRLGERSDQQLADAIAGGTSVTEFYLHIPDANEDEDLGLFRSIIAALRTVDGQHDEIQKAVTEVMRSWDQGLQTEISDPVQAEIVRLVGDGLYLAAMLGLPQPDPELHRQVVERLLP
- the ilvA gene encoding threonine ammonia-lyase IlvA, yielding MSNSPDVVATKSTLPALDAREIDAAIERIQDVIAATPLQYSERLSELTGAKVYLKREDLQGVRSYKIRGAYNLMSQLTEAERAAGAVTASAGNHAQGVAYACRTMEIHGRIYVPANTPKQKRDRIRAHGGDFVELFMVGETYDAAAAAAAEDVARTGATMVPPFDDVRTAAGQGTIAAEILNQLDGPLDAIVVPVGGGGCIAGIATYLHERSPKTSIVGIEPSGAASMTAALVAGAPVTLPVVDPFVDGAAVKRIGDVPFEVVSRLGAAVVSHASLPLVAKQLAAIPGTGSFVVNQIDEGAICTAMLEIYQNEGIIAEPAGALSVAALQNLTLEPGSTVVCLISGGNNDVSRYGEILERSLVHLGLKHYFLVDFPQEPGALRRFLSEVLGPDDDIALFEYVKRNNRETGAALVGIELGSADGLASLLERMERAPMQSERLEPGSPAYRYLT
- a CDS encoding pyruvate dehydrogenase; this encodes MSPKSVADQLVQQLVDAGVSRIYGIVGDSLNPVVDAVRRTGGSAKGGIDWIHVRHEEAAAFAAAADAQITGELAVCAGSCGPGNLHLINGLYDAHRSGAPVLAIASHIPSAQIGMGYFQETHPERIFIECSSYTELISTAAQAPRVVQSAITHAVARRGVSVIVLPGDIADCPVEGEPPTLVATRRPTLVPDAGDVRALADVINASRKVAIFAGAGVRGARDEVLALAEAVGAPIGHTLRGKEWIQYDNPYDVGMTGLLGYGAAHDGMHGADLLLLIGTDFPYDQFLPHTVRTAQIDSAAEKLGRRTSLDLAVHGDAAATLAALIPQVDRKSDRAFLDDMLEVHSTLMTKVVGAYTDPVKQRTPIHPEYAASILDDLAAEDAIFTADTGMCNVWTARYLNPNGSRRFLSSALHGSMANALPHAMGAQWASPGRQVISVSGDGGLSMLLGELVTVAMYKLPIKIVVFNNSTLGMVKLEMLVDGLPDFGVDVPAVDYAGVAAALGIFSRRIENPADIESGLRAALDHDGPALVDLVTDPLALSLPPTITGGQVKGFALAMSKMVMNGGVGEAVQMAKSNLRNVPRPSQFNPRG
- a CDS encoding nitroreductase family deazaflavin-dependent oxidoreductase; this translates as MPITGEYEPSPATWAADQVAQIENSGGTEGNELNGMAVVILTTVGAKSGKVRKTPLMRVEHDGKYAVVASLGGAPKNPVWYYNVKANPNVTLRDATQVFDMVAREVTGDEKAIWWERAVEAFPDYANYQKKTDREIPVFVLEPK